The DNA segment GGGCAGAGGCTACGTTTTGCGCAGACTTCTGCGCCGTGCGGCACGCCACGGAAAGCTTTTGGGCATTGATAAGCCTTTCCTTTTCGAGCTTTGCGACGTTGTTATAGGCGAAAACAAGAGCGCTTACCCCGAGCTTGTTGACAAGACTGATTACATCAAAAAGGTCATCGAAATCGAAGAAAACCGCTTCAATGCCACCATCGATGCAGGTCTTAACATTCTTTCTTCCCTTATTGAAGCCGCTCAGAAGGACGGCAAGAAGCAGCTTTCCGGCGAAGATACCTTCAAGCTTTACGATACCTTTGGCTTCCCTATCGACCTCACACGCGAAATTGCTGAGGAAAAGGGACTTACAATAGACGAAGAAACCTTTACCGCTCTTATGAACGAGCAGAAAGTACGTGCAAGAAACGCTCGTGCCACTGCGGGCTGGAACGAGGCTTCCAAGAACATTCTTGAAAGCTATTCCGAAACAGTATTTACAGGATACGACAATCTCAGCGATGACGGCAAAATCCTTGCCATTATCAGCGGTGACGAGCTTGTTGACGAAGTGAGCGAGGGCGATTTCTCCATTCTTCTCGACAAAACTCCCTTCTACGGTGAAGGTGGCGGTCAGGTGGGCGACACAGGTATTATCACCACAGCAACCGCACAGCTCAACGTTATAGACACCAAAAAGAGTGCCGACAAGAAATATATTCATATCTGCGAAATCATAAACGGCTCCGTAAAGGTCGGCGACACTGTTAAAGCTCAGGTTAATGCCGACAGACGTGCGGCTATAATGCGTAACCACTCCGCGGCTCACATGCTTCAGGCGGCTCTGAGAAAGGTGCTGGGCAACCATGTTGAGCAGGCAGGCTCTTATGTTGACGCAGAGCGTGTAAGATTTGACTTTTCTCACTTCCAGGCTGTCAGCCATGACGAGCTTATGAAGGTAGAAGCACTTGTCAATAATGCTATTCTCAGCGGTATGGCCGTTGAAACCTGCGAAACCGATATTGAAACCGCAAAGAAAAACGGCGCAATGGCATTGTTCGGTGAGAAATACGGAAAGACTGTTCGCATGGTAAAAATGGGTGACTTCTCCACCGAGCTTTGCGGAGGTACACACCTTGACAACACTGCAAAAGCAGGTCTTTTCAAGATTATTTCCGAAAGCTCCGTTGCGGCAGGTGTACGCCGTATTGAGGGTACCACAGGTACAAACGTACTTGACCTTTATTACAGTGAAAACCAGCTTGTTATAAACACCGCAAAGGTATTAAAGGCAAACAACCCCTCCGAGATTGCAAAGAAGGCAGAACAGCTCCAGGGCGAAATGCATGAATTGAAGAGGACAATAGAAGAGCTTAATTCCAAGATTGCGGCGGCTGAAACTGCTAAGATTGAGGAAAAAATACAGCAGACAGGCAGCTTCAAGGCTCTGTTCTGTGAAATGCCGGGCATGGCGCCCGATTCACTGCGTACCGCAGGCGACAAGCTTAAAGATAAATATGCCGACATTGTTGCCGTTCTTTATTCCGCTCAGCCAGGCAGGGTTTCCCTTGCGGCGGTTTGCGGTAAGGACGCAGTTAAAAACGGCGCAAATGCAGGCGCTATTCTCAAGAAAATCTCCCCCATTCTGGGCGGAGGCGGCGGCGGACGTCCCGACAGCGCATTCTCCGGCGGTAAGGATATTTCCAAGATTGGCGAAGCTGAAGCCGCATTTTACGAAATGCTTAAATAATTAACCGGTGAGGTAAAAATGGATCTTTCACAAATTCTCAAAAGCACCGAGAACTGTCCTTGCGGAAGAACCCACACCGTTGACATCAAGGCCGTCGAAATAGCAAGCGGTCTTGTTAACAAGGTGGGCGAGATTCTGGAAAAGTACGATTTTCCTAAACGCATACTTGTCGTGTCCGATAACAACGCTATGCGCGTATCCAAAGGTATTCTTGACAATCTTATGGCACACGGATTTGTATTCGATGCCAGAATTTACGATAACATGCGTACTGCCGATATACGCGAGGTAAAGGAGATAGAGGCTCTTTGCCCCAATGTGGATGCAATTCTTGCAATAGGCACAGGCTCGGTGGACGATATCTGCCGTTATGCCGCTGCACGCCAGGGTAAGCGATTTGCTATTTTCGGCACTGCTCCATCAATGGACGGCTACGCTTCCGACTCCTCCCCCATTACCGAGGGCGCGTTCAAGCTGACCTGTCCCGCAAAGCAGCCTGAAATCATTATTGCCGACACAAAAATACTGGCAAGCGCTCCCGTCGAGCTTAAAGCCGCCGGCTTCGGAGATATGATTGCAAAATGCGTGGGACTTGTGGATTGGCGCGTATCCAACATACTCACAGGCGAGTATTACTGCGAAAACATCGCAAATCTGACACGTGAAGCTGTAAGACGCATAATTTCATTGGCGGACAAAATCACTCTCGAAAACGAAGAAAGTGCCGGTGCAGTTATGGAGGCTCTTATATTTACGGGTATTGCCATGAAAATGGCAGGTACTTCCCGTCCGGCATCCGGCTGCGAGCACATAATTTCCCACTTCTGGGAAAGCAAAAAGCTGGAAGAGGGGCATATTTCAGACTACCATGGCAAAAAAGTGGGTGTTGCCACATTGATTGTAGCTAAGACCTATCACGAAATGGCAAAGCTTGAATCCATAAAGGCTCACAAGGAAAATCTCGACTGGCAAGAGATCAGGGATGCATACGGTCCCAACCTTTCCGTCGACATGATGAAGCTTAACACTCCCACTGTAACAGATGAGGTCGACCCCAAGCTGTTTGAAGAAAAATGGCCCGAGATACGCAATATAATCAAAGAGGAATTGCCCGACTACGACACCCTGGTTGACCTTTTCAAGCGTGCAGGCGCGGTTACAACCATCGAGGAAATTGCAGTTACCCCTGAGCTTTGCGCTTTGGCGTATAAATTCCATCCATTCATGAGACACCGTCTTAATATCATGAGACTGAGATGGATGTTCGACTATCCCACAGACTACAAAGCTTAATTTCATTTATCAACTCAAGGAGTGAGCACATGAAAAAGCAAATATGTTTTACTGCCGCGCTTTTCGTGTGCGCTTTGGCGGTCGTAATTTTCGGCTTTGATTCCTCAAGTGACGATTATGAGGCTTCTTTATCTGTCACATCATATGTGACTTTTGCAAGTGCCTCTGCAGCTCTTCCGCCCATAAGCGAAAGTACCTCTCTCGCTCCCCCGTCATCGCGGATATATCTTTTGAGAGGTCTGCCTTTCTCACTTAATAAATTAAGTCTCATTTCCATAATACTGATAACGCTTATGACAATTTTCATAAGCTTATTCATAAAACCCACAGACTTAAGGATTAAATTCCTTATGGATGCGGACGGAATGAAGTAACCGGCGATTCAACCATACACCAACGCTAAAAAATATTTAAAAATAAAGGAGCAATTATGAAAAACATCAACAAAGCGACATTTTTCCTGGTAATTGCTGTTATTCTGCTTCTTCTTTCCATCGCGGTATGTGGCTTCAAGGTTGGCTCTCTCGACCTTAAGGGCGCACAGGATATGCGTTTCGGCATTGACATACGCGGCGGCGTTGAAGCAGTATTCAAAGCAAAGGCCACCGAAGAAAACCCCAATCCCGATCCAAGTCTTGAAGAGCTGGAATCCGCACGAATCATCATCGAAACCAGAATGGACAACCAGAACATTTTCGACCGTGAAATAACGGTTGACGAAGTGAACAAGGAAATCTTCGTTCGTTTCCCCTGGAAATCCGGTGAAAGCAATTTTAATCCTCAGCAGGCCATCGCCGAGCTGGGTGAAACAGCAATGCTCACCTTCCGCGACAGCGCAAACAACGTTGTTCTCGAGGGTAAGAACGTTGCAAGAAGTACCGTTCAGCAGGCTAATATCGGTTATGCCGTAGGTCTGGAATTTGATTCTGAGGGTGCAAGCCTTTTCTACGAAGCGACAAGCGCAAACATCGGTAAGCAGATCGGTATTTACATGGACGAAAACCTCATCTCCGCTCCCGTTGTTGAAACCGCTATCGCAGGCGGTCAGGCACAGATTACCGGCGGTACCAACGGCTTCTCTTATGAAGAAGCAAAGGCACTGTCCGACAAAATCAACGCAGGTTCTCTCCCCTTTGCACTTGAATCCTCCAATTACAGCACCATCAGCCCCACCCTTGGTGCAGGTGCGCTTAACGTAATGCTCACCGCAGGTGCTATCGCATTTGTGATTATTGCGCTGTTCATGCTGATCAGATACCGTCTGCCCGGCTTTGTTGCCTGCCTCGGTCTTATCTCTCAGCTTATTCTGCAGATTCTGTTCATTTCAGTTCCTCAGATCACTCTTACTCTGCCCGGTATGGCAGGTATCATTCTTGCGCTGGGTATGGGCATTGACACAAACATCATTATTTCAGAACGTATCAAAGAAGAGTTGAGACTTGGCAAGAGCCTCGTTGCCGCTATAAAGAACGGTTACGCACGTGCGTTTACCGCGGTCCTCGACGGTAACGTAACTACCATGATAGTTGCTATCGTTCTTATGATATTCGGTTCCGGCTCTATCTACTCCTTCGGATACACACTGCTTACCGGTGTTATCCTCAACTTTGTTTCAGGCATTCTGGCTTCCCGCCTTATGGTTACATCTCTCAGCCTGTACAAACCGTTCCAATCCACAGTTCTGTATGGTAACAGGAGGGCAGCAAAATGAATACAAAGACATTGAAAGTTTTTAAGAGCAGAAAAATATTCTTTATCGTTTCCATCGTTCTCATTATCGCTTCCGTTGCAGCACTGTTTATCAACGGCGTTAACGTTGACATTCAGTTCAAGGGCGGTGCAATCATCAAATACGCTTACGACGGCGAGCTTGATGCACAGCAGAAAAACTCCATCGAAAAGCTTGTTAACGAAACTCTTTCCAGAAACGTTACCGTTCAGGCAACCGACGAGAATACCGACCATTCCAAGCTGGTTCTCAACCTTGCAGGCAACGATGGTCTTTCCGCAGAAGAACAGGACACTCTCCACAAGGCTATTATGGAAGCTTATCCGGATTACGGCTTTGAGCTGAGCGAAACCAACATCGTTGAACCTTTCATCGGTGCGCGCTTCCTGCGTAACGGTATTATCGCTATTGTACTGGCTTCCATTCTGATAGTTCTGTACATCTGGTTCAGATTTAAGCAGATTTCCGGTCTTTCTGCAGGTGTTATGGCAGTTCTTGCTCTGATCCATGACTGCATTATGGTATTTTCCACCTTCGTTATTTTCAAGATTCCGGTTGGTGATATTTTCGTAGCAGTTATGCTTACAATTATCGGTTACTCCATCAACAACACCATTATCATTTACGACCGTATCCGTGAAAACGCAGGTATCGCCGCAAAAATGCCGGTTGAAGACCTGATGGATCTTTCCATTACGCAGTCCATGTCCCGTTCGATCGGTACAGCCTTCACCACCATCGCGGCAATTACCGTTATTTATGTTTTCGCATTCCTCAACGGCATCCAGTCCATTGAGAACTTTGCGCTTCCCATGGCTGTGGGTATGCTTTCCGGTTTCTATTCCTCCAACTTCATTGCCTGCCCTCTGTGGGTAATGTGGCAGAAGAAAAAGCACCACAGATAATCTGTTCAAAAGAAAAAAGCAAGAGTGAATTTTCACTCTTGCTTCAGTGTGTCGATAAACTATCGACACACTGTGAGACTTTCGAAAAGTCAGGGATATTTTGCCGATTTAAGCCTGTCGGCGTACAAAGGTACGACAGGGCTTGAAGCGGCAAAAAGCGACAAACAGCAGGTGATATTCGATGTATCACCTGCTGTTAATTTGTTCTTTAATTTATTTTCGTCTTTTTGAAATATAATTTTTTTAAGTCGCGGTATCACGACTTTCTCGGGAGTCTGAAGCAAGAGTGAATTTTCACTCTTGCTTTTTATTATGTTCAGGTTTTATTTGTAGTGCTTTTCGCAGAACTCAATAATAGGTGCGGGATTATCAAGACCGTGGGGATGATGCTTGCACATAGATTTTGCAATAACCTTGATTGTACCGCCGTGTTCCTTGTAGTAATCCTCCAGCACTTTGCCGTTTTCCTCATAAACAACCGTGTTATCGGCCGCGCCGTAAAGCATGATAACGGGGATATTATTTTCTATCAAAGGAGCCATGTTATCAATTGGACTCTTTCTGAAGTTGATGATAGTGGAGCGGTTCACGCCGTAAGCTGCAACAAGCTCGCGCCACATATAAACCATATCCGCCTCATCGCACTTAATTTCGCCAAGGCCTGCCATACTGAGAATATTGAGAACCGCCGCATCAAGATACAGAACGGCAACCAATTCAGGATGAAGCTCTGCAAGCTTAGCGCCCTGCAAGCCGCCGCAGCTCATGCCTTCAACAACACATCTTTCGGAGGCATTAAGTTCATTTGCGCAGTACTTTACAAATCTTGCCATTCTTTCGGTTTCGTAATCCGGTGCCCAGCAGGATTCCTTGAAAATGTGGATAAGATGATAGCCTCTGTCCAGCATTGCCGCATCAAAGTTGGGGAATGCACACAGATATTCGGTTTTCAGAAGCATTCTGCCGTTGGGCTCACAGCTGGGATAGTAGATTATTGCCTTGCGTTCCTCAAAATAAAACTCCTTGTACTTAAACTTGCTCAACATAATAAAATCTCCTTTAATGTATATAATTTTTGGGTCACATTATTTACTTTTGCTTTCTTTAAGTGATACAATGCTGTTGAAAGTATCGGGGTTTTTGGTGTCCTTGCAGAAATAACCGGTACGAACAAACTGGAATTTGTCACCGGGCTTTGCGTCTTTAAGCGACTCTTCAAGCTTACAGCCGGTAAGCTTTATTGCGGAATCCTTGTTGAGATAGTCGCCGTAGGTTTTGCCCTCAGGAAGAACGGTAAGATTATCAACGGTAAACAGACGGTCATACTGCATAATATCGCTGTCTATGCAGTGCTGTGCACTCAGCCAGTGAATAGTTCCCTTTATCTTTCTGCCGTCGGCGGGATTGCCGTTTGCGGTTTCGATATCCGCAGTGCAGTAAAGCTTTGTGACATTGCCGTTTTCGTCGGTGTCAAAGGACTCGCACTTTACGATATACGCGCCCATAAGACGCACCTCACCGCCCGGATACAGACGGAAAAACTTAGGAGCTTTTTCGGGCAGGAAGTCACTTCTTTCAACATACAGCTCGCGCGTGAAGGGGACCTTACGTGTACCTGCGTTTTCGTCATTGGGGTTGTTGGAAACTTCAAAGTATTCCACCTTATCCTCGGGATAGTTGGTTATTTCCACTTTAAGAGGCTCCATAACTGCAATACGGCGCTGAGCGGTAAGGTTCAATTCGTCGCGTATGCAGAATTCCAGAAGTCCTATATCAACAAGGCTGTATGCCTTGGCAACACCTGCTTTTTTAACAAATTCGATGACAGACTGAGCGGTGTAGCCTCTGCGTCTTAAACCGCAAAGAGTGGGCATTCTGGGGTCATCCCAGCCGTCAACTATCTTTTCCTCAACAAGCTGACGCAGATAGCGCTTGCTCATTACGGTATAGGTAACATTAAGGCGTGCAAATTCGTACTGATGAGGCTTCTTTTCAAAGCCGATATTATCCACAACCCAGTCATAAAGAGGACGGTGGTTTTCAAATTCCAAAGAACACAGAGAGTGAGTAATACCCTCCAATGCATCCTGAATAGGATGTGCATAATCATAAAGAGGATATATGCACCACTTGTTTCCCTGACGGTGATGCTCAGCACGGGAAATACGGTAAATGGCAGGGTCGCGCATATTCATATTTGGGGAAGCCATGTCGATTTTAGCTCTGAGAGTACAGTAACCGTCGGGGAACTCACCGTTTTTCATCTTTTCGAACAGTTCAAGGTTTTCCTCCACACTGCGATTGCGGTAGGGGCTTTCCTTGCCCGGCTCGGTAAGGGTTCCGCGGTATTCGCGCATCTGATCTGCATCAAGGTCGCACACGTACGCCTTGCCGTCCTTAATAAGCTTTATGGCATACTCATAGCACTTATCAAAATAGTCAGAGCCGTAAAAAACACCGCCGTTGGGCACTGCGCCCAGCCAGGTAAGGTCTTCATATATAGATTTTACGTACTCGTCATCCTCTTTGGCAGGGTTGGTGTCGTCATAGCGCAGATTGAATTTACCGCCGTACTTCTGCGCTGTACCGGAGTTTATCCATATAGCCTTAGCGCTTCCGATGTGAAGATAACCGTTAGGCTCGGGAGGAAAACGTGTATGAATTTCGTTAACCTTACCTTCGGCAAGGTCAGCATCGATTATATCGTGTATAAAGTTATTAATCTCTTCCATTTTTGCACCTCTTACAGAGCCTTGAGTGCGTTGTCGATTCTCTCGATAACACGCTCCTTGCCCAGTATTTCCATTATTTCATACATATCAGGAGAGTTCTGTCTGCCGGAAACGGCAATGCGCAGTATCATGCTGACATCACCCACATGTCCCTTATATGCATCGGGGTTCTTCTTGTATTCCTTGGGCTTGGCGGCAAAGCCGTTTTCGGTGGCAAGAGCAGTAATTCTGCCAAACCATTCCTCCTGAGTTTCGCCCTGAACGTAAATGTTTTTGTAGCTTTCGAGAATGTTTCTTGTGTCTTCCTTAGAGATGTTCTCAGGGAAATCACAGGTGATTTCATAAAGCTCGTCGTAGAAAAATCCCATATATGCCTTGGCTTCGCTCCACATTGCAAGGTCCTTGCGGGGCTTTTCGCCGCCACGTCCTATGCTGAAGATACGAACTGCGTAGTCCTTATCGGATTTTATAAGTGCGGCAAAGTCCTTGTCATATTCATCAGCCCAGTCGGCAACATAGTCATAAACCTGCTGTGATGTCATGGTGCTTATTATGTTCTTACTTACGTCATTAAGCTTTACAATGTCAAACAGCGAGCCGGAAACACTCATATTCTCAGCCTTGAACTCAAAATCGGTGTATGGCGCAGCAGGATTCTGAATGCGCCATTCCTCATAATTGGAATTAAGAAGCATCATAACATAGTCGAGCACTGCCAACACGGGATAACCCTGTGCCTGATAGAAGGTCAGCGCCGCCTCGGGGTCTTTACGCTTGGAAAGCTTGCGTTTGGAATCGCCGTCCATTTTCATAAGAGGCGAAATATGCATATATTTCAACTTTTCAAAGCCCAGTGCATCAAAAAGCTGGAGATGCAGCGGAAGTGTGGAAAGCCATTCATCGCCGCGTATTACATGGGTAGTGCCCATAAAGTGGTCGTCAATAGCATGCGCAAAGTGGTAAGTTGGGATACCGTCGGACTTTAGAAGCACATGGTCAATGTCGTTTTCGGTAACCTCGATATGACCTTTTATAATGTCATCAAAGGGAATTTTATTGGAAAGGCTTCCTTCGCTTCTGAAGCGAAGTGCAAAAGGCTTGCCCTGAGCCAGTTCAGCTTTTATTTCTTCGAGGCTCATATCGCGGTGCTTTGCGAACTTTCCGTAGTAACCGAAGTTTTCCTTGGAAGCTTCCTGCTGTGCGCGGAGCTGTTCCAGCTCTTCTTCAGTGCAGAAGCAGGGATATGCCTTACCCTCGCGGATAAGCTTTTTGGCAAAAGCCTGGTATATTTCGGCGCGTCTGCTCTGGTAATAAGGACCGTAGATACCTATGTCTTCGGTCATGGTAGCGCCTTCGTCAAAGATAATGTTATAGTGCTTAAGAGAGTTAATTATTATTTCAACCGCACCCTCTACCGCACGCTTAGCATCTGTATCCTCTATTCTGAGAATCATAACACCACCGCTCTGGTGAGCAAGACGCTCACTGGTAAGCGCCGGGAACAGATTTCCGAAATGCACAAAGCCCGTAGGGCTGGGCGCCATACGTGTTACCCTTGCGCCCTCCGGAAGCTGACGCTTGGGGAACATACGTTCAACCTCGTCTGTTGTAAGAGTAGCTTTTGGATACAAAAGCTCGGCTAATTCATTTCTTTCCTGTTGTGTCATACTATTCCTCTTTATATCAGTTTATTTTATTCTATTATGCCTTTATCAAAAGATATGTCAAACACCACATCGCAAAGATGAAGCGCCATTCCGCATATAACTTCGACATTTTCGATGTGTGTAAGGGTAAAGGATGTTTTTTCAACCAGCTTTCCGTATGCACGGTTCTTGACATTGGAAATAAACAGCTCATAAATTTCGTGACTGTCAAAAATATCGGCACCGTTAAGTATAATTCTGTCGGGTCCCAGAGTATCGACAAGGTTTGCAACCGAAATACCCAGGTATTCCATGCATTCCTTCACCGCATCAACCGCCGGCTTGAAGCCCGTTTTGTATTTTTCCACCAAATCATCAATGGTATGCGCGCCCGAAAGTCGCATAAGACGTTCAACACTGCAAAGCCTTTCAAGGCATCCGCGATTACCGCAAACACACATTTCGTCACTGTGCGGGTCAATGGTGGTATGCCCTATCTCACCTGCGAAAGCACGGTTTACCTCTCCGCAGAAAAGCTGTACAGCGCCTATTCCGCCTATAAAATCTATAAACAAAAGATTCTTTTTATCGATGAACCTTTTTTTATCTGCATAATATACGGCGTTGGTTATGCTAAGATTCTCTACAATCACGGGGAGCTGCACCTTAGCTATAATTCTGTCGTAAAAACCGTGCAGACTGCATCCGAGTGAAGATGAGAACACTGTGTTTCCGCCATCCGTTACCATTGCGGAAATAGCTATTCCTACCGCCAACACACGGTCTCTGCCGTTTCGATTGATTATTTCCATGGTTTGACGGCAAATAACGTCCTCTATTTCATTTCCGTCGGGAATATCAGCTTGACATTTGTCAAAAATTCTGCCGTCCAGACCACACAATACCGTGATTATCTCGCTCTTCGTAACGGCACAGCAAACAAATTTGTACGCAGCATAATTGAACTCAAGAATCGCCGCCTTGCGTCCTACGTGTATTTCGGTTTCACGCGCACTGTCCAGGATAAGCCCCAGTGACATAAGATAATTTACTATATTTGTTACGGAAGAAAGACTGAGCCCCGAAAGTCTGGCAATATCGGCACGTTGAATTGTGGTGTGCTTGCGCACTATATTAAGAACCTTAAGTCTGTTGAGCCTTTGCATCAGCTGAACATTACCAACATGATTTTCTAACAACTTTCTGCCTCCATTCTCAAATAATTACTATCCACTATATTTTATCATTAATCGCGTATTTTGTCAATACATAGCAATGAGGAAATTCAAATAAAATAACGGCAAAGCCACATTAAAAGCCTTGCCGTTATGATTATTTTATTACATTTTCACGCTGTACTGCTTTTGGGTGCAGACTGCACCCTGCGGATAACCGTTTATTCTACGGTTACGAATACACCCTGACCGCACTCAAGCATAAGCTCAATAGTACCGTCATTGACAACCTCAACAGGCTTGCCCATTTCATAAACGGTAACCTTCTTTGCAGGGTCAACGCCGATAACTGCCGAAGCAGATGCCTCGCTGTAGAATTCCTCCATGTTTACAACGGTAAATGCAGTTGCTCCGCTTCCGTCCTTCTTTTCAAAGCATCCGATGAGAAGAGAGTTGTCGGATGTAACAGACTTGATAGTATCAAATCCGGTGTATTCGCCGCTCATCTTCTGGTAAGATGCAGCAGCATTATGTGTGAAAGCACCGAGATTCTTATACTGAATAAAGGTATCGGAAAGCGCTCTCATTTCCCACATAACCGGTTGACAGTCATAGTATGCCTGGGTAGGCTCCAGAGTACCTACATCCACCAGTGCGGGGAATTCGGGGTTGCTTCTGTACTGCCACAGCATAATACCCGTGCATCCGAAGGACAAGAGACAGTAGCACTGCCATCTGTACTCAGACTCGTTGGGAGTACGCTTGTTAGCCTGCCATCCGTAAGTCTGGATGCAGCACCAGAATTCCTTTCCTGCCTCGCGTGCAACGGTAGCAACCTGATTGATGCTTTCAACATAATCACGGTAGGTGGTCTTGAATGTACCTTCCCAGTTGAAGGGATAAATATCAACGCAGATATAATCGGTAGAAGTGTTGTTGAACCATTCCTGGCAATACTTGCGGTACAGGTCGGGGTCAGAGTCATAATACTCAATTGCCGCCGCACCTGCGCCGTATTTGAGCTGTGCCGCATTTGCGTACATGGGAAGCAGATTGGAATATGCACGTTTTC comes from the Oscillospiraceae bacterium genome and includes:
- the alaS gene encoding alanine--tRNA ligase, yielding MEWTGLNDLREKFLSFFESKGHLRHESFPLVPQNDASLLLINAGMAPLKPYFQGVKEPPRRRMATCQKCIRTPDIERVGKTARHGTYFEMLGNFSFGDYFKEEAIMWAWEFLTQVMEMPADRLWPSIYEEDDEAFDIWANKVGVPKEHIVRLGKDDNFWELATGGPCGPCSEIYFDRGEKYGCGSPDCKPGCDCDRFMEIWNNVFSQFEGDGKGNYTELAHKNIDTGMGLERLACVMQGVDNLFEVDTVRKILDTVCTISGKKYGDDADNDVSIRVITDHIRSTTFMICDGVVPSNEGRGYVLRRLLRRAARHGKLLGIDKPFLFELCDVVIGENKSAYPELVDKTDYIKKVIEIEENRFNATIDAGLNILSSLIEAAQKDGKKQLSGEDTFKLYDTFGFPIDLTREIAEEKGLTIDEETFTALMNEQKVRARNARATAGWNEASKNILESYSETVFTGYDNLSDDGKILAIISGDELVDEVSEGDFSILLDKTPFYGEGGGQVGDTGIITTATAQLNVIDTKKSADKKYIHICEIINGSVKVGDTVKAQVNADRRAAIMRNHSAAHMLQAALRKVLGNHVEQAGSYVDAERVRFDFSHFQAVSHDELMKVEALVNNAILSGMAVETCETDIETAKKNGAMALFGEKYGKTVRMVKMGDFSTELCGGTHLDNTAKAGLFKIISESSVAAGVRRIEGTTGTNVLDLYYSENQLVINTAKVLKANNPSEIAKKAEQLQGEMHELKRTIEELNSKIAAAETAKIEEKIQQTGSFKALFCEMPGMAPDSLRTAGDKLKDKYADIVAVLYSAQPGRVSLAAVCGKDAVKNGANAGAILKKISPILGGGGGGRPDSAFSGGKDISKIGEAEAAFYEMLK
- a CDS encoding sn-glycerol-1-phosphate dehydrogenase, with protein sequence MDLSQILKSTENCPCGRTHTVDIKAVEIASGLVNKVGEILEKYDFPKRILVVSDNNAMRVSKGILDNLMAHGFVFDARIYDNMRTADIREVKEIEALCPNVDAILAIGTGSVDDICRYAAARQGKRFAIFGTAPSMDGYASDSSPITEGAFKLTCPAKQPEIIIADTKILASAPVELKAAGFGDMIAKCVGLVDWRVSNILTGEYYCENIANLTREAVRRIISLADKITLENEESAGAVMEALIFTGIAMKMAGTSRPASGCEHIISHFWESKKLEEGHISDYHGKKVGVATLIVAKTYHEMAKLESIKAHKENLDWQEIRDAYGPNLSVDMMKLNTPTVTDEVDPKLFEEKWPEIRNIIKEELPDYDTLVDLFKRAGAVTTIEEIAVTPELCALAYKFHPFMRHRLNIMRLRWMFDYPTDYKA
- a CDS encoding alpha/beta hydrolase — protein: MLSKFKYKEFYFEERKAIIYYPSCEPNGRMLLKTEYLCAFPNFDAAMLDRGYHLIHIFKESCWAPDYETERMARFVKYCANELNASERCVVEGMSCGGLQGAKLAELHPELVAVLYLDAAVLNILSMAGLGEIKCDEADMVYMWRELVAAYGVNRSTIINFRKSPIDNMAPLIENNIPVIMLYGAADNTVVYEENGKVLEDYYKEHGGTIKVIAKSMCKHHPHGLDNPAPIIEFCEKHYK
- a CDS encoding glutamine--tRNA ligase/YqeY domain fusion protein yields the protein MEEINNFIHDIIDADLAEGKVNEIHTRFPPEPNGYLHIGSAKAIWINSGTAQKYGGKFNLRYDDTNPAKEDDEYVKSIYEDLTWLGAVPNGGVFYGSDYFDKCYEYAIKLIKDGKAYVCDLDADQMREYRGTLTEPGKESPYRNRSVEENLELFEKMKNGEFPDGYCTLRAKIDMASPNMNMRDPAIYRISRAEHHRQGNKWCIYPLYDYAHPIQDALEGITHSLCSLEFENHRPLYDWVVDNIGFEKKPHQYEFARLNVTYTVMSKRYLRQLVEEKIVDGWDDPRMPTLCGLRRRGYTAQSVIEFVKKAGVAKAYSLVDIGLLEFCIRDELNLTAQRRIAVMEPLKVEITNYPEDKVEYFEVSNNPNDENAGTRKVPFTRELYVERSDFLPEKAPKFFRLYPGGEVRLMGAYIVKCESFDTDENGNVTKLYCTADIETANGNPADGRKIKGTIHWLSAQHCIDSDIMQYDRLFTVDNLTVLPEGKTYGDYLNKDSAIKLTGCKLEESLKDAKPGDKFQFVRTGYFCKDTKNPDTFNSIVSLKESKSK
- a CDS encoding glutamate--tRNA ligase; the protein is MTQQERNELAELLYPKATLTTDEVERMFPKRQLPEGARVTRMAPSPTGFVHFGNLFPALTSERLAHQSGGVMILRIEDTDAKRAVEGAVEIIINSLKHYNIIFDEGATMTEDIGIYGPYYQSRRAEIYQAFAKKLIREGKAYPCFCTEEELEQLRAQQEASKENFGYYGKFAKHRDMSLEEIKAELAQGKPFALRFRSEGSLSNKIPFDDIIKGHIEVTENDIDHVLLKSDGIPTYHFAHAIDDHFMGTTHVIRGDEWLSTLPLHLQLFDALGFEKLKYMHISPLMKMDGDSKRKLSKRKDPEAALTFYQAQGYPVLAVLDYVMMLLNSNYEEWRIQNPAAPYTDFEFKAENMSVSGSLFDIVKLNDVSKNIISTMTSQQVYDYVADWADEYDKDFAALIKSDKDYAVRIFSIGRGGEKPRKDLAMWSEAKAYMGFFYDELYEITCDFPENISKEDTRNILESYKNIYVQGETQEEWFGRITALATENGFAAKPKEYKKNPDAYKGHVGDVSMILRIAVSGRQNSPDMYEIMEILGKERVIERIDNALKAL
- a CDS encoding ROK family transcriptional regulator; its protein translation is MLENHVGNVQLMQRLNRLKVLNIVRKHTTIQRADIARLSGLSLSSVTNIVNYLMSLGLILDSARETEIHVGRKAAILEFNYAAYKFVCCAVTKSEIITVLCGLDGRIFDKCQADIPDGNEIEDVICRQTMEIINRNGRDRVLAVGIAISAMVTDGGNTVFSSSLGCSLHGFYDRIIAKVQLPVIVENLSITNAVYYADKKRFIDKKNLLFIDFIGGIGAVQLFCGEVNRAFAGEIGHTTIDPHSDEMCVCGNRGCLERLCSVERLMRLSGAHTIDDLVEKYKTGFKPAVDAVKECMEYLGISVANLVDTLGPDRIILNGADIFDSHEIYELFISNVKNRAYGKLVEKTSFTLTHIENVEVICGMALHLCDVVFDISFDKGIIE